From the Planktothrix serta PCC 8927 genome, one window contains:
- a CDS encoding tetratricopeptide repeat protein → QYQQAIDYYQQALTIYQEIGDREGESHALNYLGTAYNCLGQNQQAIDYHQQALTIYQEIGNRRGEGNVLVYLGVVYLQLGQYQQAIDYYQQGLTILREIGDREGEGNALVNLGIAYGSVQYQQAIDYYQQALTIYQEIGDREG, encoded by the coding sequence GCAATATCAACAAGCCATCGACTATTATCAGCAGGCTTTAACCATTTATCAGGAAATCGGAGATCGTGAGGGAGAAAGCCATGCTCTCAATTATTTGGGCACTGCTTACAATTGCTTGGGACAGAATCAACAAGCCATCGACTATCATCAGCAGGCTTTAACCATTTATCAGGAAATCGGAAATCGTAGGGGAGAAGGCAATGTTCTGGTCTATTTGGGCGTTGTTTACCTTCAGTTGGGACAATATCAACAAGCCATCGACTATTATCAGCAGGGTTTAACGATTTTACGAGAAATCGGAGATCGTGAGGGAGAAGGCAATGCTCTGGTCAATTTGGGCATTGCTTACGGTTCGGTGCAATATCAACAAGCCATCGACTATTATCAGCAGGCTTTAACCATTTATCAGGAAATCGGAGATCGTGAGGGAG